The genomic interval CGCCGACCATAATGGCACGGGCTCCGTCGTGAAGGGCTTGCATAGAGGAACCACACAGGCGGTTGACGGTGACGGCGGCCACTGTCTTGGGTAATCCAGCCAGTAAGGCGGCGTTTCTGGCAATGTTAAAGCCTTGTTCTAGCGTTTGTTGTACACATCCCCAATAAATATCTTCAATTTCTGTGGCTTCGACTTGAGGGTGTTTTTCCAGTAACCCTTGCATTAAGCGCGCCGATAAGTCTTCTGCGCGAGTGTATTGAAAGACGCCGCCTTTAGAGCGTCCCATCGGTGTGCGAAGGCAATCGACAATAACGACATTTTGCATTTTTAATCCCTCTCTAAAGTGCGCTTTTTGATGATTGTGCGTAGAATGTTTGCTTCTCTGCTTGCATTTGCAAGAGAAGATCAGGGACGCGATACAAGGGGCCAAGCTCTTGATATCGAGAGGCCATCTCTATGTAGTTTTCAATCCCCATCTCATCGAGATAACGACAGACGCCACCTCTAAACGGGGGAAAGCCGAGCCCGTACACCAAGGCGATATCCGCTTCTTGTGGTGAGGCAATGATGCCTTCTTGCAAACACAATACCACTTCGTTAATCATGGGGATCATCATGCGCTCAAGGATGTCTTGTTTGGATGGCGCTTCGGCATCAGAGCGTTGAAGTTGCTCCAATAGAGAGGAAATATCTTCGTTGTCTGCTTTGACTAAGCGACCTTTTTTGTCTTTTTGGTAGCGGTAAAAGCCCGCGCCACTTTTTTGCCCCAAGCGCTTTTGTTGATGCATTGCGCCGATCAAGTCGTTGGCCGGGATCGACATTCTTTGTGGGAACCCTTGTGCCATGACCTGTTGGGCGTGATTGGCGGTGTCTATGCCGACCACATCAAGTAAATACGCTGGTCCCATCGGCCAACCAAATTGTTTTTCCATGACTTTATCGATAGTAACAACGTCGGCGCCGTCGCTGATGAGTAAGCTAAAGCCCATAAAGTAAGGAAACAGGACACGGTTAACAAAAAATCCTGGGCAATCATTAACGACAATCGGGGTTTTTCCCAGTTGAGATGCATAAACCACCACTTTATGGATGGTTTCATCGCTGGTGTGCTCGCCGCGAATAATTTCAACCAGCGGCATCTTGTGTACGGGGTTAAAAAAGTGCATGCCACAAAAGCGCGTCTTATCCTTGAGTGCTTTTGCGAGGTGATTAATCGGAATGGTCGAAGTATTGGAGGTCAAAATTGTTTCGTCGCTCACTTGTTGTTCGAGGTCAGCAAGTACCGCTTGTTTAACCTCTGGGTTTTCGACCACGGCTTCGACCACCATGTCGACGTGTTCAAAAGCGCTGTAATTTAACGTTGGTTGAATGGCACTGGCTTGCTTGGCCATGCTTTTTGTATCCAATTGTCCGCGTTGCGCTTTTTTGTTGAGCAAATTGATGGCTTCCTCCATCCCGAGATCCAGCGCGGCTTGCCGTACGTCCTTCATGACCACTGGTAACCCTTTACTCGCGGCTTGATAAGCAATACCACCACCCATAATTCCTGCACCGATGACGGCGGGGCGTTCAGTGGCACTGGCTTGTTTGGCTGCGCCTTTGGTTTGCGCCTTGACGTATTGATCATTGAGAAAAATACCCACTAAAGCGCGCGCTTGCGGGGTTTGCGTCAGCTCGGCAAAGAAGCGTCTTTCGATGTCTAATGCACCATTGCGATTGTGTTGATGGCCTTGTTCTATCGCGGTGACGGCTTTGAGAGGAGCGGGGTAATGCGGGCCGGCTTTTTGCATCACTAAGCCTTTGGCGGTATTAAAGCTCATCGCGGCTTCAATAGGGCTTAACTCAAGTTTAGCGGTTTTCTTGGCCCGGCGTTTTTGCCAGTCTATTTCACCGTTTATTGCACTGGTTAGCAAAGAAAATCCATTGTCGCGCAGGGTTTCATCACTGACAACGGCATCGACTAAACCCAAGGCCATGGCTTCTTTGCCACGGCATTGCTTGCCCTGGGTAATCAAGGTCATGGCGTTATCGGCGCCGATAAGTCTTGGCAAGCGCACACAACCACCAAACCCTGGCATGATCCCGAGGCGAGTTTCGGGTAAACCAATTTGCACCGATTGAGCGGCAATGCGCAAGTCACAAGCAAGTACGCACTCACAACCTCCGCCGAGTGCGTGGCCTGCAATGGCGGCCACGGTGGGGTAAGGCAGATCTTCTAAGCGGTTAAAAATGTCATTGGCGTAACGCAACCAGTTATCAAGTGCCTCTGCAGGTAAGGCAAAGAGTTCAAAAAACTCTGTAATATCAGCGCCAACAATAAAAGACGATTTGTTCGAGGTAAGGAGTAAACCGCGAATGTTCGGCGTCTTAGCAAGCGTTGTTAGACCTTCGTCAAGAGACTCGAGTGTCGCTCTATCTAGCTTATTAACCGAGCCAGGATTGCAAAATTGTAATTCTGCGATGCCATCTTGGTGTTGTTGTATTGTTAGTGTAGGGGATTGGTAAATCATGTTTATCTCCAAATCGGCTGTCGCTCAGGAAAAGGATTTTTATCATCTGGTTAGACCAGTTGATTTAGTGTGGTCTGACGGAATAAAAAAAACAACACATTTAAGCAACATTTTATTAACAATGTGCACTGGCTCAGATCTCCGCTAGGTTTTATTTATCCTGTGCTACAATTGCTCGTTTGCGACAATAATGACTTTCAATGATGAATACACAGCCCTACTTGATCCCTCTTGAACCTGTTGTGGCGCAAGAGGAAATAAAAAAAAGTTTGTTCATTACCTATCTCGCTCATACGCCGAGCCATGAAAGTGCTAAGGCGTTTATCGAGCAGATCAAACACAAGCACAGTGACGCGAGACACAATTGCTGGGCTTATGTGGCAGGGCGCCCAGAAGATTCATTGCTGTGGGGGTTTAGTGATGATGGTGAACCATCGGGAACGGCGGGCAAGCCGATTTTGGCTCAGCTCAGTGGCTCTGGTGTCGGTGAGTTGTGCGCCGTGGTGACACGTTACTACGGCGGAATTCGCCTGGGGACGGGAGGGCTGGTAAAAGCGTATGGCGGCGGTGTGTCGCAAGCGTTGAAACAATTGAAAACGGTAGAGAAAAAGATAACGACTTTGTTAGCCTTGCAGTTAGACTATAGTTTGGTTCCTTTGATACAGTCGATTATGGCTTCATATCAAGCGGTGGAACAAAAAGCGAACTACGGGGCTGATGTCAACTTTGTGATTGAAATCGAACAACAGCAAGTTGATGAGTTTACCCAAGTGGTGATCAATAAAACCAGTGCTAAAGTGGTGGTTACTCCGTTAAATTTGAATTCCGTAGACTGAATTACAAGGACGTCATCAAGACATGCAATTTCGCTCGATCATTCGCATTGTAGGCCTGTTACTTGCCTTATTTAGCCTCTCAATGTTAGTGCCATCCCTCGTTGCACTTATTTACCGCGACGGCGCGGGTGTCGCGTTTGTCAGTACCTTTTTTGTGTTAATTGCTTGTGGCTTTTTGTGCTGGTTTCCCAACCGCCGTTGTAAGCACGAGCTTAAAGCAAGAGATGGCTTTTTAATTGTCGTGTTATTTTGGACCGTTCTTGGCAGTGCGGGTTCCTTGCCTTTTTTATTAGCAGAACAGCCAGATGTTTCAGTCACCGATGCTTTTTTTGAGTCCTTTTCTGCCTTAACCACGACCGGGGCGACGGTATTGGTTGGCCTAGACGGACTGCCTAAGGCGATACTGTTCTATCGTCAGCTATTGCAGTGGTTTGGCGGGATGGGGATCATTGTTTTGGCGGTCGCCATTTTACCGGTTCTTGGTATCGGGGGGATGCAGCTCTACCGCGCAGAGATCCCTGGCCCAGTAAAAGACAGTAAAATGACCCCGCGTATTGCCGAAACGGCGAAAGCGCTTTGGTATATTTACCTTGGGTTGACCGTTCTGTGTGCGTTGGCTTTTTGGCTCGCTGGGATGTCAGTGTTTGATGCCATCAGTCACAGCTTTTCGACCATCGCCATTGGTGGCTTCTCAACACACGATGCGAGCATGGGCTATTTTGATAGTTTTGCCATCAATATGATTACCGTCGTGTTTTTGTTAATTTCCGCTTGTAATTACTCGCTGCACTTTGCGGCTTTCTCTAATGGTGGTGTACACCCAAAGTATTATTGGCGCGACCCTGAATTTCGTGCGTTTATGTTTATTCAGTTGGCGGTCTTTTTGGTGTGCTTTTTGGTTTTGCTATCTAATGTGAGTGTCGGACAAAGTTGGTTTGACACTTTTGACCAAGCGTTATTTCAAAGTGTCTCTATTTCTACAACGGCGGGCTTTACCACTTCTGGGTTCTACGAGTGGCCACTGTTTTTACCCGTTCTTTTGTTATTTGCTTCTTTTATTGGCGGTTGCGGCGGCTCGGCGGGAGGCGGTATGAAAGTGATCCGAATTTTACTGTTGACCTTACAAGGGGCACGTGAAATGAAGCGGCTAGTACACCCAAGAGCGGTTTATACGATTAAAATTGGTGGTGCTGCACTCCCGCAACGCGTTGTTGATGCGGTGTGGGGCTTTTTTTCGGCTTATGCCTTGGTCTTTGTGGTTTGTATGCTCGCCTTGATTGCGACAGGAATGGATGAACTCAGTGCCTTCTCTGCCGTTGCTGCGACACTGAATAATTTGGGCCCAGGTTTAGAAGAGGTGGCGGTTCACTTTGCCAATGTCAACGATACTGCCAAATGGGTGTTGGTGGTTTCAATGTTATTTGGCCGTCTTGAGGTCTTTACCTTATTGATACTGCTAACGCCGACCTTTTGGCGTAACTAGGCAGCGCTGCTTTATTCAATACTTTTATTTCTTACCTATTTATCGATCCACAAGGCGGTATCATGAAAAAGGCGATTTTGCTTTACTCATCGCGAGAAGGACAAACGACAAAAATTTTACAGTTTATCGCGACAAAAATGTCGGGCTATCAATGTGAGCTGCTCGATCTACACCAAGTTGGCAGCGACGTGACGTGGGCGGATTACGATAAAATCTTGGTGGCGGCTTCGATTCGCTACGGAAAATTCAACCCTGCTTTGTATCAATTTATCGAGCAGCACCACAAGGCATTAATTGAAGGGCATGCGGCTTTTGTGTGTGTTAATTTAACGGCACGCAAAGAAGACGAAGGCAAAGACACACCAGAAGGCAGTGCCTATGTACAAACCTTCTTGAAGCGTTCCCAATGGCAGCCAGATACCATCGGCGTTTTTGCTGGGGCGCTGCAATATCCTAAATATCGTTGGTTTGACCGCATTATGATTCGATTCATTATGTCGATGACTGGCGGAGAAACCGATACCAGTAAACCCTTCGTCGAATATACGAACTGGAATAAAGTGGAAAAGTTCGCTTTATCCTTCGCTCAAGACTAGCTTTTCGTATGGCTTTTGAGCACTTCGCTTTACTTTTGCCCACTTGGTGCAAAAAGTCGTAAAAAAGCGCATTTTGTGCTTGCTAACTTTTCGCTCTTCCCTATAATGCGCATCCACTGACACGGCAAAGCGAGATGCTTAAACGCCAAATCAGAAGGACGGTTTTAAGCGTGTTTCACTCTTAAGAAAAAAGTTTCAAAAAGTGTTTGACACAGAAACTTAAATCGCTAAAATGGCCGTCCACTTCGAGGGAAAGCCTTGAAGCAAAGCTCTTTAACAATTTAAACACTATCAATCTGTGTGGGCACTCGTTGATGATAATCAATAGATTCTTAGGAATCACATTGGTTTCAATGAACTGAGTGACCAAACGAGTCGAAAGACTTGGCACAGTCAATTCACAGTCCTTATTCGGCAACGAATAAAGAATGTAATCAGTATTCATTGAGCCGCTCGAAAGAGCACAAAAACTTTAATTGAAGAGTTTGATCATGGCTCAGATTGAACGCTGGCGGCAGGCCTAACACATGCAAGTCGAGCGGAAACGAGTTATCTGAACCTTCGGGGGACGATAACGGCGTCGAGCGGCGGACGGGTGAGTAATGCCTGGGAAATTGCCCTGATGTGGGGGATAACCATTGGAAACGATGGCTAATACCGCATAATCTCTTCGGAGTAAAGAGGGGGACCTTCGGGCCTCTCGCGTCAGGATATGCCCAGGTGGGATTAGCTAGTTGGTGAGGTAATGGCTCACCAAGGCGACGATCCCTAGCTGGTCTGAGAGGATGATCAGCCACACTGGAACTGAGACACGGTCCAGACTCCTACGGGAGGCAGCAGTGGGGAATATTGCACAATGGGCGCAAGCCTGATGCAGCCATGCCGCGTGTATGAAGAAGGCCTTCGGGTTGTAAAGTACTTTCAGCAGTGAGGAAGGGGATTAGGTTAATAGCCTAGTTCTTTGACGTTAGCTGCAGAAGAAGCACCGGCTAACTCCGTGCCAGCAGCCGCGGTAATACGGAGGGTGCGAGCGTTAATCGGAATTACTGGGCGTAAAGCGCATGCAGGTGGTTTGTTAAGTCAGATGTGAAAGCCCGGGGCTCAACCTCGGAATAGCATTTGAAACTGGCAGGCTAGAGTACTGTAGAGGGGGGTAGAATTTCAGGTGTAGCGGTGAAATGCGTAGAGATCTGAAGGAATACCGGTGGCGAAGGCGGCCCCCTGGACAGATACTGACACTCAGATGCGAAAGCGTGGGGAGCAAACAGGATTAGATACC from Vibrio sp. HB236076 carries:
- a CDS encoding TrkH family potassium uptake protein; amino-acid sequence: MQFRSIIRIVGLLLALFSLSMLVPSLVALIYRDGAGVAFVSTFFVLIACGFLCWFPNRRCKHELKARDGFLIVVLFWTVLGSAGSLPFLLAEQPDVSVTDAFFESFSALTTTGATVLVGLDGLPKAILFYRQLLQWFGGMGIIVLAVAILPVLGIGGMQLYRAEIPGPVKDSKMTPRIAETAKALWYIYLGLTVLCALAFWLAGMSVFDAISHSFSTIAIGGFSTHDASMGYFDSFAINMITVVFLLISACNYSLHFAAFSNGGVHPKYYWRDPEFRAFMFIQLAVFLVCFLVLLSNVSVGQSWFDTFDQALFQSVSISTTAGFTTSGFYEWPLFLPVLLLFASFIGGCGGSAGGGMKVIRILLLTLQGAREMKRLVHPRAVYTIKIGGAALPQRVVDAVWGFFSAYALVFVVCMLALIATGMDELSAFSAVAATLNNLGPGLEEVAVHFANVNDTAKWVLVVSMLFGRLEVFTLLILLTPTFWRN
- the hemG gene encoding menaquinone-dependent protoporphyrinogen IX dehydrogenase: MKKAILLYSSREGQTTKILQFIATKMSGYQCELLDLHQVGSDVTWADYDKILVAASIRYGKFNPALYQFIEQHHKALIEGHAAFVCVNLTARKEDEGKDTPEGSAYVQTFLKRSQWQPDTIGVFAGALQYPKYRWFDRIMIRFIMSMTGGETDTSKPFVEYTNWNKVEKFALSFAQD
- a CDS encoding YigZ family protein produces the protein MNTQPYLIPLEPVVAQEEIKKSLFITYLAHTPSHESAKAFIEQIKHKHSDARHNCWAYVAGRPEDSLLWGFSDDGEPSGTAGKPILAQLSGSGVGELCAVVTRYYGGIRLGTGGLVKAYGGGVSQALKQLKTVEKKITTLLALQLDYSLVPLIQSIMASYQAVEQKANYGADVNFVIEIEQQQVDEFTQVVINKTSAKVVVTPLNLNSVD
- the fadB gene encoding fatty acid oxidation complex subunit alpha FadB; protein product: MIYQSPTLTIQQHQDGIAELQFCNPGSVNKLDRATLESLDEGLTTLAKTPNIRGLLLTSNKSSFIVGADITEFFELFALPAEALDNWLRYANDIFNRLEDLPYPTVAAIAGHALGGGCECVLACDLRIAAQSVQIGLPETRLGIMPGFGGCVRLPRLIGADNAMTLITQGKQCRGKEAMALGLVDAVVSDETLRDNGFSLLTSAINGEIDWQKRRAKKTAKLELSPIEAAMSFNTAKGLVMQKAGPHYPAPLKAVTAIEQGHQHNRNGALDIERRFFAELTQTPQARALVGIFLNDQYVKAQTKGAAKQASATERPAVIGAGIMGGGIAYQAASKGLPVVMKDVRQAALDLGMEEAINLLNKKAQRGQLDTKSMAKQASAIQPTLNYSAFEHVDMVVEAVVENPEVKQAVLADLEQQVSDETILTSNTSTIPINHLAKALKDKTRFCGMHFFNPVHKMPLVEIIRGEHTSDETIHKVVVYASQLGKTPIVVNDCPGFFVNRVLFPYFMGFSLLISDGADVVTIDKVMEKQFGWPMGPAYLLDVVGIDTANHAQQVMAQGFPQRMSIPANDLIGAMHQQKRLGQKSGAGFYRYQKDKKGRLVKADNEDISSLLEQLQRSDAEAPSKQDILERMMIPMINEVVLCLQEGIIASPQEADIALVYGLGFPPFRGGVCRYLDEMGIENYIEMASRYQELGPLYRVPDLLLQMQAEKQTFYAQSSKSAL